One genomic region from Leishmania braziliensis MHOM/BR/75/M2904 complete genome, chromosome 35 encodes:
- a CDS encoding putative phosphoinositide-binding protein — protein MATSNSISVKVDVPSQVKGHGALEMPYYIYPITMRLPGFMSDARFNRRYTDFETLRGQLCATYWYCIVPPIPEKESMQDKLGKLPRMVVPAKETTASEGDLLEYRRISLRRFLQRLAYHPILGKSDLLQKFTNDNEWRQCTRDPVKPPRFIASSSLEEIARSWVPSGSASGSGAQGSGGAAGSGGSVSQTGAAYQSALTQEPVDEATWKATGEYIGELESNLKNMRNLLEALVDRHRRTASAVSNFASSFGLLAEGEEDAELRGAIEGVRDCGRKVADVYSRHADSESTRLVSTLSFYVGMCAAVRETLNHMLSARQYLRSLHKKSQELQASAMRAQSANQVQVQSELHFVNEQRAHLEEDLIGAEKTFSEEFALFHENKQYDAKDMLKKFGMLELSFSESMKQEWDALRPMLESLST, from the coding sequence ATGGCCACCAGCAACTCCATTTCTGTAAAGGTGGACGTGCCATCTCAGGTGAAGGGGCATGGCGCGCTGGAGATGCCGTACTACATTTACCCCATCACAATGCGCTTGCCCGGCTTTATGAGCGATGCGCGGTTCAACCGGCGGTACACCGACTTTGAGAcgctgcgcggccagctgtGTGCGACGTATTGGTACTGCATTGTGCCACCGATTCCCGAGAAGGAGTCGATGCAGGATAAACTGGGGAAGTTGCCGCGCATGGTGGTGCCGGCGAAAGAGACGACCGCTTCGGAGGGCGATCTGCTCGAGTACCGTCGTATCAGCCTGCGGCGCTTCCTGCAGCGACTCGCCTACCACCCCATTCTGGGCAAGTCGGACCTTCTGCAAAAGTTCACGAATGATAACGAGTGGCGCCAGTGCACTCGAGACCCGGTGAAGCCACCTCGTTTTatcgcgtcgtcgtcgctagAGGAGATCGCCAGGTCATGGGTACCGTCAGGTAGTGCATCTGGCTCTGGTGCTCAAGgtagcggtggtgccgctgggAGTGGTGGCAGTGTTAGCCAAACCGGCGCAGCGTATCAGTCGGCCTTGACGCAAGAGCCGGTGGATGAGGCGACGTGGAAGGCGACAGGCGAATACATTGGCGAGCTGGAGTCTAACCTCAAGAACATGCGCAACCTGCTtgaggcgctggtggaccGCCACCGGCGTACCGCCTCCGCTGTGAGCAACTTTGCCTCCTCGTTTGGGTTGCTTGCGGAGGGCGAAGAGGATGCCgagctgcgcggcgccaTTGAAGGGGTGCGTGACTGCGGTCGTAAGGTGGCAGACGTCTACAGCAGACACGCTGATAGCGAGTCGACGCGGCTTGTCAGCACACTGAGCTTTTatgtgggtatgtgtgcCGCAGTGCGCGAGACTCTGAATCACATGCTCAGTGCCCGCCAGTATCTGCGCAGCTTGCATAAGAAGAGccaggagctgcaggcgtcGGCGATGCGTGCGCAGTCGGCTAACCAGGTGCAGGTGCAGAGCGAGCTGCACTTTGTGAATGAGCAGCGGGCCCACCTTGAGGAGGACCTCATTGGCGCCGAGAAGACCTTTAGTGAGGAGTTCGCTCTCTTCCACGAAAACAAGCAATACGATGCAAAGGATATGCTGAAGAAGTTTGGCATGCTGGAGCTCAGTTTCTCCGAGTCAATGAAGCAGGAGTGGGACGCCCTGCGGCCAATGCTGGAGTCCCTTAGTACATAA